Genomic DNA from Magnolia sinica isolate HGM2019 chromosome 4, MsV1, whole genome shotgun sequence:
TTCTACGTAAGTTACTTTTCACGTAATGACAAGTGGAATTGTCAGATAAAACTTTTAATCTAAGCCATGCAATTGGGAGCAGGTCCGAAGAAAAGCCAGGAGCCGCACCAGTTAGCGTACTACAGCGAGGCGCTGTGTATGAAATCAAGTCAATAGGTTTTCACGTATTATGGTAGGAAAATTATGTTTACATGGTGCACAGACATCATAGAATCCATCTCATTTCTGGCCAATGGTTCcatgatcctagccattggtTAGTTTCCTCTTTACTATAGATAGACCACATGCCAAAAAAATTTCCAAGATGAGATACATTTGTCTGTCAATCTAAAgaatttttcagttgaatgtggaccctgtCTTTAATGCGATATTTTCTATCAGAGGTTTTCGGAAGCATGGTCCACCTACGGTGGGATGCAACAGATGGGTGGTCTGGATTGACGGACCATTTCCCTGTCAGATGAAATGTAAAAGCACAAACCGAGAATGTTTCCAGTTTGtgcgagtggggcccacgatttaGTGATCAGAATCAGATCAAGGTCTGACGCGTAATCGGTGGATGGAATTTGACCTTAACCCGAATGAAATACGAGAGATCCGATCCACCAATATTGGGCTTTTCTCCGTTGTATGTAGACCGCTGTTGTATTCCTCTTCTCGGGGCGGAATCGGATTCGGATCGGGTATTACCCGCCATGATCTAGCttgagacggacggtcctggcaggggatctgtggggcccaccgtgatgtctatatcttatccatgccgttcatccattttaacagataattttaaagtaatagcccaaaaattaggcagatctaaggttcaagtggaccgcaccttaagaaacagtggtgacaatgatgacCATTCTTGAAACCTTATTAGGATCCAATGTGattgttattttccatccaaactgttcataaggccatatagacctggatgaatggaagatAAAAAtgttagcttaatccaaaacttacgtgtcctcaataagttttcaacggtagaccttcaatccccactgcttccaatggtgtggtacAATTGAGGGTTGGATCTATCTACTTTTTTGGCTAACGCTCTAAAATCactcatcaaaatggatggacagcatggataaaatacagacATAATAAAacttagataaagggaaaaccaaaaataagcttgatctaaaacttctgagcttacaagaagttttcaacgaacAGCAATCAATCCCTATTGTTTACTTTGTTACGGTACACTTGAACATTGTATCTACCTatgttttttttagctcatgtaccaaaatgacatgaaaaaagcAAACGAACGTACATAGTGGTGGTAGGGCCCATGGAGCTTTGAGTAGTTCCAACCAGTACCGAGATCGGAACAGGAGGGGTCACTATTCACACGCGTACTTGACCGTTCATTTCTAAGTAGAATATTGAATGGATGGGATTGTCCGGTCAAGAAGATTTTGGGAGCACTGGTCGTCCACGATGGCTCCTCACGCTCATGACCTTACATATGAAGATTGATAACCCGAGTATACCATGAATATGATCATCTGATCGAGTATTCTACAATCCTGTTGTACGTCAGCTTAGCTACAACCCATTTTTATAAGTATTTTCGCTAGAGATATGAGATGCGCtccaaaggtggaccccatgcaAATCGACGGTAGGCGTCCCCTCTCAACTTGTACTCTGGtccgtggtccacctgaattttcttttatgctgAATTTTGGTACCTATATGTAATACGAGATGACTTATCTGATGGACGGATCGGTTGTCGTTAATACACGAGCGCGACCCCGCGATGTACTTTCTGTCGAGTGAAATGAGCAAAATGCCTCctctgttgttgtttttttttttttaccctcttAAAAAGGGGTCGTGCTGATCATTTTATGTCCAACCTGGTGtgttcatgacatccaatccgtccaacaatTGCATCATCCTATGATGCATATATCAATCAataatcaagtaggccccacatgaatttgGAGGGTTTTGATTGTTGTATGTTTTTTAATGGAGCGGCCCGCCCGATGGTTGCAACCTCCTGATTTTTTGATTCACATTCTCAAAATAATGCGGTGCACCAGTTTGACGAGTTGGATGTTATATGAATAGCACGTGGGCTACAATGCTTCGACTCCGAGGGACGTAGATTGTGTGGTGGCCCACCCCTCCGGAGCAACGTGGTGTCAggactccatgggacccaccatgatgtatgacgtatatgttttatccacgccgtccatccattttttcagctcatttacgTTCATTCAAGCAAATcgaaagctcaattggaccacaccacaggaaacagtgggaatgatgGCATCCACCGTTCCTAGGGCTCACAGTTatgttgatttgtcatccaaactgttcataaggtcacgtagacctagatgaaggggaatcataaatatcagtttgatccaaaacttctgctgccccaagaagttttcaacgatgagCACTCAATTCTAACtctttcctctagtgtggtccaattgagctttgatGTACTTTGAATTTTGTCAcattatctaaaatgatctggaaaaatgtatggacggcgttgattaaacacatacatcacaatgggccctatagagTCTTGACATTACATAGCTACGTGGCGCTGAATCCGCGTCCAATTCTAGGGGTGTATATGAACCGAGCTCATTTAGCTCACTCAACTTGaatcgaaaaagctcaatttgacttgtgtaacgccttgaaaattaggggtcgtgcatacactcgactcccaagtttccGAGTATTACTTAAAactaatttttactattttgcgTTTAATCCGGTTCACTGAGCAGCATGGAATTACTGGATACATGAATCACAATTTACGACTAGTCTACTGGAAGGGAAATGACTAAATATATATACAATGTCTAAAATATCGATGGGACGCACAAGGCATCACCCAgcaaaaataaaaggaataatACTGCCAAAAGAATAATGTACTGAGTTCACTACTCAGCGACTCAAGTCCGCCTGTAAAATCTACGATgaaccgcccatcaactggaaataggacagctcgtcctcctcatccaggCTCGCGCTGAAAGTCTCCTCATACTCAGCGTCATCTACATCTACtaaagagtctagttggtgttttaaaacaccgtcccagagtgggagtgagcgatcaacccagtgggtgctattaatcttacgTTACATCAGGCATCAatcatattatgaatttaatgaaagacggACATTCATAAATCCTTAACTAATcctgttaatgcatatgcatgataaatgatatgatacaTGACCTTGCCACAACACttcctcgagcgactccgtctaacaatCGCACATGACCAGCACTCTCTCATTGCGACGTCAACTACAAGTCgtcaaatcctagctaatgcaatgcatcaataatgttaaccgagtatttaattaattccgttcatccagcagattgggaaatCCGGTACACCCCATGATATCAATGCCCTTAACTAGttacgaggccaaggcccctcaatacGCGAGACCAAGacctcgcgatccttgatcctaTCGGGTTCcacatccccgatttcaagcacatgaagAGTGCTGGAAAAGGGATCCCTCGcagtcactatgggaaggctcgtcaccccaacgtaggccgacagatcggacacagtatcccattccaccatgcccggctctcgagacaGTGAATCAGTTTCCAAcggttatcaataggcttcagtgAGCGAAGGGTGTCCCAAGTTCCATTAAAGCGTGAGCAGaaatggttaacaaacatggttagtCAGTAAGTAGATTAGACCGCACGACTTCAGGCGAGCGCGTAATGGATGACAttgagtacaagcgacccatgtagtccaactactatcgTCCGTTCGCACCCACCCAAATCcacgggtttagcctcaggataatcctaccaacgggaccaccttcactcccTCAGTCTCCTGGCCAACCTAGGGATTTAATGATATTTAGTAACACTTTAACATTTCATGATTTATCATCTAAACTCAAGTAATGTCATGCACTTATATATTAACATAggaatttcagatttttctataAATGCAAAAACTAACAATATTACGAAATGAATGTGCATGTGCGTTGTGAGGGGTTAGCGGAGGGATCGAGAGCTATAATTCGTTCATAGCATAAACATGCAATAAGGATTAAAGCTAGCATGATATATATCGAGGACTTATGCATGCACACATATACAACAAGGGTTAATACAACATATAAGCTATAGGAGATCATCACACAAGAATCAAGCAATAAATGAACATGCATTCAACAACTTcatgcccaatcatgttgaagaaaCAACAAACATGTCATAGTCAATCCATGTCGGTTGAGAGGATCAAAGGTAAGGTCTTTCCTAGgatttctctagattctccaaatacatcatctaagcaatcaaaatcattagactcatactaaaattgctgctaggccacctaaggataatagtctgcaccttaagaggagatttccattctttgagatcttaggatttggagatttgggtaaaaccaccaattcttaaatcaaaatcaagaaagacaacattaatgcctagaaatctacactaggttactctattgaagggaaaatatatcattcttacctccgcttcgtagcatgggtgggtttggtggaggttttgtagtagccaccgatttggttgaggaaataccaaccctacaagcatcaagatttttctcacccacacaaacactctctcccttatctttctcttcattttctctccatctctttctctttctcttctcctccacccaaagtagggcatgaaattcgtatggaagaagggggtgcccaaatgaggcccttttgtaatgccagatttggtgtaaatggccccaagggctaggtttttactatactagacctatgggagggtctttttaagttttagggcccactataaggtgtacatattaatatataccgtaagatagttagccctaatgatgatctacgtatgtatatgatcggcccaccatttggatgcgccgatcaacagatatgattagaagtctgttcaatggtcaccgatagtcaatcggggccgcggctatacggatatgagcagagaaatatccttactccaccggtaaagtttggtcataaatcgatggtctgaaatcctcaactttacataagagtggatgacccaatttacttaagttttacttcattcttttagggtatttgcatttctcatgcactcgtcctttagctcaagttgagcggttttgGACAGCACCCAAGTCCGACTCCCGCGACGGatgttaagcccagtaagacaAATATTATTctatatttttggaactaatggccGACCAACGAGCAGTATAGAGCTTGTTCGAGAAATCgggacatttctggaatgaattgggtattgagatttctcatgggcaattatttgggtttagattaactatgttcatagtgtggcctattcataactagtaaaagtggagatttggtcatgattactctaaaccgtcggttttaagctaaaagagtaacggtgttaatttggtctattagttaagatccgggccttatttgactcggcttcagttagatatttaatttagttatgattgtcttgattagttagcgatgagtcCGTTATATTTTTGAGTCCAATGTGAGAGAATCAAAGGCTAAACTTAATATTCAAGTGATCGGCGAATTCgttagcttcctacggttgattaattgaaCTTGTACGTTCTTTACTAGTTTTACCCATGTATAAATTAGCATTGAGTGCCAATGGTCAGTAattgataatataagttaattacattaaaaaaattttaagaattttttggaaattcaaaacagtgaaaatccagaatGTTACAACTTcattcaaagctgagttcgagcgaatcgagctaattttttgagctcaaaaatgagttcgagccgagttcgagtaggccctgtctcaactcgacttggatcgaatccaaaTCAAACTGAattagttcggtgactcagttactttgccattgatgttgctcaccaactgtttgataaaatgactcaacgaaatgtggcggGTGGGAAGGAAGGTTTAGctggtagcaaggaaggtatgtacatgaaacatgtaccttttttctctttttggttttttaaaaaaatttaggttATTCAAAAGGCGTTAGAGAAAATACTTATGGAATCATTGCCTTTATTtgtaaaacaatgagattttgaagttgcagttaatgtgtttgtggaaatgcctcaatggtgagctcaacttgatcttggctcaaactcggcctaagctactgaccaaaccaagccgagtTGGCCAATCAAGCTCCAGCAGCGTGCTGAACCTAACTTTGAGATGAGTTCAGCCACTGTTCGAGCCGGGTCAAGCTGATGACAGCTCCACTCGGTTGGAGtggatgtacacccctatccaaTTCTAAGTTTCCAacattttttaataataataaaaaatagacGTGAGGGGGGTTTTTTGTCATTTTTCTACAAAAAAGTAAAAGAATTTTCTGTCCTTCGAAAGGGCAAAGCTTTGATTGATAAGATCAGAATTTTTACGGTAAAAATCCCAATTTACAATGGCAAAAGTGAAAACTTGAACTCGTAAAAGTAAGTTGCAGCATACAAGTGGCTGTAGGTGATTAGTTCTCTCCTATAGATCGTCTTCCCAGAGTGCCCACTGATTCATTCAAACAACCAACATACACCGTGCGTTTGCCACACCTCGCAAGGCAAGCTGGAACAATGCACGCCGATCCTGACCACacacatggtaggccccatgtcAAACGTCCTTCCATTCATCAAGCTGATCTACACCGACTATGAAACCAACCTAGTTTTCAACCTTCCATTTTTTTCACACCCATACACGCCACCAAATGAGCCGACAAGGGTACTTTATCAAGCACAGGAACCTAGAATCCAAAACCCCTcttgatgaacggctcagatctctcTCTCAAGTGTCTTGACCTGCTGCAGTTGTACACTTCACTAGTAGTTTGTGTACTAAACGCACAGCGTACTCCAGCCTTATCTTACAAGTACCCATTAACGTGAGACGTGAGTATTGGAAACGGACCTtcctataaaaataataaaacaatacaCAACTCAAAAAGCAAGGCAAACGAGAAATACTCCAGTGCTCTTGGAGCACTAGAAGTTACAGTGCACCAATCTGCATAATTGCacttggacaatccaatcaattgatctgaaccgtctattatcTCCAAACCACATCCAGTGAACAATTATGAAAAATTACAACTGATCTCAAGATCAAATCATTTTttctttggccttattttctttaTTCATCCCTCTTTTCAAGCATTGAATGGAGTGGTTATGATTCTAAAACATAAGAAATTCTTGTAATCATAAGAAATCCATAATGGCCCCCACAAGGTATACGGATCAATTTTTTTATTACAGCTAATCTTGACTGTCCAAATTAAAACCAATTGATCTAATGGTTTATATTTgttatattaacatgatatacATGGTACCCTAAGAACGTACCTACGATCCAGTGACCAGTCTCGATCAATGGTCTGTActgtctaagtgtcccaatgtAACTACgagcactgtaacttatagtACTGCGAGAGCACTGAAGCATTtctcataaaaaaagaaaaaaaatatggcTACATAAAATGGTGGTCCTCCCGAGGcgcaccgaaaaaaaaaaaaaaaacccaagggCTCTGGTGGCACCCACTGCTAGTCTACTACACCCATCTGCTATCTCACCTTCCCAAACTCCCTATAAATACTCCCTCACTCTCATCAGTCACTCCCAACAGCAAAACCCAAGAGATTGagagaagaaaatcaaagaaagaaagagaagaaaaacccAAAAGAGGAAAAACCCAAGTAGGATTTTGTTTCATTTTCGCTTGGTTTCTGTCAAAAGTGGTGGGAGAGTATCCATGGCAGCTGCAGCAGCTCCTCAGCTCTACTTCGATGAGAAATGGAAGCTGtcgaagaaggaaggaagagggtcttcttcttcatcatccttCATGAGGAgttcttcttgttcttctgcTTCTCTCATgaggagttcttcttcttctgctgctACTTTCATgaggagttcttcttcttcatcttcttcttcgagGGGGAGATCTTCTTTTACGAGGAAATGCGCGAGTCTTGTGAAAGAACAGAGAGCCAGGTTCTATATTATGAGGCGATGTGTTACCATGCTCGTTTGCTGGAGAGATTATAGAGATTCTTAGAAGGGAAAATGCACAAATCtccatctctatctctctctctttgagaTTGGTTGAAGATCTGCCGTCCAAGAAAGGgaatgaaggaaaagaaaaaaaaaaaacattcatgttgtatatattttttgtttttgctggtttttttttttcctttctcctttcgGAGGAGACGGATTTGTTATGTGAGAGATTACCGTGAGTTGAAGAGAGTATTTTTATAGATTTTTGAAATATTGCGTATGATTTTTTCTTGGCACGTATGAAATTTGGTTTCACCCCACATGAGGGTAATTTCGTCGTTTTGGAAttgtttgtgggtcccaccttcctcGATTTGCAATTTTCACGAACACCCATTTTCCAATCTGGGATGGGAATGGGAGGGAGATGGGTGCGTGCAAATCGATGAGGATGGGTGTATACAATTGACAAGATTCAAGTTTTAGGTATAGGAATTGACATTTTCGTTGATgtggaccgttgatttgatgggccccactttctCTGTAATGCCCCTATTTTCTCCTGAAAAGGAAGATCTAAAACTTAATTGGGCTGCGTATAGACGGTTAGGAAAAGAAATAGAGCGATGGTCCACGTACAATAAAAGGAAATGCCATGTTGGTTAGAACTATCCCATCCAAGGTGGGACAAtcggatcaacggtctggataacATCCGGACCTCTGATATACGCAATTGGGAGACACAGCAAACTGCacatgagagatagagagagagaaagagattcgACTGTAGCTTGCCAGTGCTTGTCTGACAgagataatattatattaaataatggatggattattttatttattattggaAATTGGAAATAATAAAGAAATGGGTGGGGTTTGTGGAGGAAACaacgtgggtggggcccactttttatgGGTGAAGAGGGGACAGCAGCCCATTCTTAATTACCCACCGTTAAATATTCTATGATTATTTGGAATGGTTGCTGCTATTTTCAACCCCTAAAGTTGCTATATCCACACCCTACTTTGAATAATTCTGTTATTTCTATTCTCCGCCGTTTTTACAAGTATGCCTACAAGTACTGCCACAAGCGTGTGGACCTCTTCTCACCACACATGTCAATATTTCACACGTGCTAGAGACCTTTCCACTCATGTGGTCTCTGTAAAAGGATCTGCAATCGTCTGCTACACCTGATTGACGGTtgtgatgaaagatacacaccatatCAACGAGACACACAAGCTTGTGATTGGTGGGCATACTTCCCTATTTTTCCATGTGGGGTGGCCcatctttattttccatctaaatgaTTTTTGGCTATTGGTCTTTGCAACCAGGATAGaaccggatggacggagtggattttacatatacaaaatGGAGGGCCCCACATACTAGgttattttatattaaaaataggTGTAGGTTGTTTTATATTAAAAACAGTTGTTGCAGATGATTCAGCCCATATAAAACCTGCCCCTCCATTCGAAATAACACGTGCCAAAATGGGTCACATGTGGCAGATCTGAGCTTTGCATCCGGTTGGAAACATCGTTTAGATCTTCTCCCTCAAAAAAAATCAAGCAGTTTCAGTGAcctaactgtccatctatttatttAGAtatattggtggcccacctgatggaaaaaCTCCGTAAGTGTGTATGTGGACCGTGTACAAAACAAAAGGACGCCTAAAAGAAGTTTTTGTATCCATACATTTGTTTTTGTATCCAATTTTTAGACCAACAGATCTAAACGGCatcacccacctgatgaatggctcagatctcgcAAAAACTCACCATTTAATTAGGGCTGGACACCCTCCATTAAAAGGGGATTCACAATTCCCAAAACAGATCTCGGAGGGGTGAAAATAACAACTTTAAGGGGTAGAAAATACATTCCTATTTATGGGAAAAGAGAGATAAGCTCCCACCCACACTCATATGACCTCTCGTTTAGGATTAATAGTTGGAGAAGTAATGAGAGCGCTGAGTACGAGGCGTTGGTCTTATATACTACGAAAAAGATATCTATACAATACTCGGCCTCAGTTTTCTGTTGGTGGGCCCCATTGCTCACGGATCTAGCCGGATGGTATTATGGGCGTCACTGTCGCCCATTTGCCTGCAATTCACAAGATTGGAAGAGTAATGACATTTCCGTAGGTGGCcaacaaatagacggttaagaaagaaAACGCATAGACACGTTTGAATTTAACCAAAAGAGTTCAGAGATTCAATGGGTAGGATCTTCTTATCTGGAGGATTTCCTGTGCATGGGGCACCTTGTATCAGCGttatttggaagcggattgcctgtggcaCGACGTGGCcccagctctgtggggcccaccgtgatgtgtgtcttatccacaccgttcatccgtttttccacctcattttagtgcatgagccctgAAATGatttagatctaaagctcaagtggaccacaccatagaaaacagtggggattgaacacagTTGAAAACTTCCGGGTGCCCACCGTGATGAAGGAAACacaaatagatccaaaacttctacggcccccaagaagttttcaacggtgggcgtccaattcccactgttttcaatcacgatgggccccacagagcttgggccacGTCGTGCCACGGGCACATCCCTGTGGGGCGGGTGTCACAGGCAATCCGTTTCCGCATTATTTTCTGTATTTTCGATTtgagaaaaagtttgatactctggcagagtgtggtaaatgatacgcaggcacttggaaattacttCGAAATTAGACATGTGACATACAAAACCGACCAAATTATGGCAGTCAGTGTAGATGTAACACGAACAAAACATTACGCTTACTCGATTATCTAATTATTCTCTTGGCGAACACTTATTGGGCGGttgaaaatgaaattatctaacGATTCCACTTCCGCAAACATGTGtccaagaatcaagaatcaagggTTAGGctcgttcaaccaatctgatcttgcAATTTTGATTTGGCGACAGTGGGCTGCAGAATTTAGACGGTtgtatttgagttaatatattccAGGTATGCAAGTTCTGAGTGCcagtgtatcaagcgtcatgccCAGCCAGAATTCATATAATTCCTATTTCGATTTTGGGGCCAACGCCACACCGAAACTGCATCTTATCAGCAATTTGGCCCATCCAGCCCTGGGCCCACTGCAGAAtttaatttacttattttttgTTTGTTAGTACTCCCACGGCCATTGCACACACTTCCCTGTTAGCCACTCCCaccagggaatcgataccaaaaACCTCAGTGTTGAGACGAGGCATCTTTCACACACTAAAGTATGGCCCCACCTATAGACTCTAGTTATTAGTCTAAAGAGATTCTTGGTGTCATGTCTTTGTcacctttcattcattcattgtcTCTACACTGAGTGTGGTTGTTCAGATGCATCTGAAGTTTCGGAGCGGAGTGGGAGGTCAGACCTTAGATCCACCGATGTGCGTGGGAACCCTgactgtaaggcccacctgtatgtaactacatccatgttgttcatctgtattgaaaactcattttagggcatgatccaaaaaatgaagcggatccgaGTCTTAGGTCTATCATAGTATATGAAAccgtagtaattgaccattaaaaacttcttgggggaaaCGAAggcttttgatcaagatgatatttgtttggtctctTCTTATAAGTctccggttggatggcaaataaatattctagTGGACTTCATGAatttattttaatggtggggattcaatcatgattgtttcctttggtgtggtccacctaagatttgggcatgcttcattttttcaatcatgctcctaaaatgatctttgaaaatggttggacggcgtggattcaaggtagatacatcactgtgagccccacaatcaggggtccCACCTTCCTGGGaggatccagggtctcacctaatctgctccgggAAGAGCGAAGGTGCAACCCTTTTATTTAGGGGTGGACAGaagccgagttagctcggttagctcactcgactcgacttgaaaaggcacgattcaactcagttcgaaactgGGATCGTGTTGAATCAGAGCTGATTTTTTTACCTTGGAAAATTTTCGAGCTGAGTTCGTGCTTGCCCAAACTCTACTTAACTCGGATCGGTCCCCACTCAaattgaactcggattgaactagttccttgactcggttattttgatattgatgttgcttagcaAGGGTTTtatgaaatgacttaatgaaaaGTCAACaggtggtgaggaaggtatgaacatgaaacaaatacatttgtATCTTGAGTTTTATGTTATTTACtctatgtttgatgaaatacttgtaaattgaTGCTAATGTGCTCTATATTCCGAGAAAAATTAAAGGTGCACTCAACATGTTTGTTGCTGAGGCTCAAACTGGCTAGAGCTGCTGGCCGAATTGGTCAGCTAGGtttgaggaccgagctgagccgagttcaagtcggGGTCAGCTAGcggccgagccaagtcaagctataCCAAGCTCGACctggtttgactcgtgtacacccctacttttaTCCATGCTATTAACCGTTTATCTATGGgcgacaatccaaaccgttcagtttGTGGTCTAGATTGCTGAAACATGAGCcccttgtcagaattgaaaacctgCATATAGTTGGAATCTTCACCAAAGGAGTGTTGAAtcggaagaaaataaaaaatcctagccattcaacttgTTGATCCACCCTAGACGGGCAGAAATCAACGGTTAGATTGGCCAGGCGATCGATCCTCTTGTTAATTGACAT
This window encodes:
- the LOC131244636 gene encoding small polypeptide DEVIL 11-like, producing the protein MAAAAAPQLYFDEKWKLSKKEGRGSSSSSSFMRSSSCSSASLMRSSSSSAATFMRSSSSSSSSSRGRSSFTRKCASLVKEQRARFYIMRRCVTMLVCWRDYRDS